DNA sequence from the Methanobacterium formicicum DSM 3637 genome:
AAAAGTTGGAATAATCACTTTAAGCGACTCAAAATTTAACTCTTCTAAAATTATGAATCCAAATTTTGTTTCCAATCCGGAGGATCTTTCAGGTAAGATTATAAAGGACTCATTGGAAGACCAACATGAAATAGTGGCATACCAGGTTATACCAGATAATGCCCATCAACTGTTGGAAACCCTGGAAAAGATTCAAAATCAGGGTGCTGAAATCATTATCAGCACTGGGGGTACTGGAATTGGGAAACGGGATATTACCATTGAAACCATCACCCCTCTCTTTGATAAGGAATTAACTGGCTTTGGGGAAATTTTCAGGGCTGAAACTTATAAAGAACTGGGAACTGGAGCTATAATGACCCGGGCAACAGCAGGGGTCTGGAATGAAACACTGCTGGTAGCATTACCTGGTTCTCCTAACGCAGTTCAACTGGGAATGAGAATAATAAAACCAGAAATGGGGCATCTGGTGAAACACATGAAACAATGATATTCAACCAGTTGAATTAGATTATAGATTAACAACTTCAAATTAAGATTAAAAATTTAATTAGGATTAACTAGGTTCACTCCAGAAAAATTGTGGAAAAATGGTAAACTGGTGGGAATTAAAAAAAATAACATGTGGGTAAAATGGAGTATACTTTAGGTAAAGGATTAAAGTTTAGGTAAAAAAGGAGTAAACTGGAATTAAAATAAACTGTAAAAAATCTATTTAAAATCACCAATTGATACCAGTGGTTCTAAAATTATTCCTTCCTTCTTCAATTCATCCACAGCTCCTTCTTCCCGATCCACTACCACGAAGGTTCTCTCCACAATGCCCCCATTATCCTGAACAGCTTTAACAGCTTTTAAAAGAGAATTACCAGTGGTTGTAACATCTTCAACAACTATAACCTTATTTCCTTCTTTTAATTCGCCTTCAATAAGTTGGGATGTTCCATAATCCTTCTTTTCTTTGCGAACCATGAGCATTGGTATGCCTGATTGCAGGGCCACTGCCGTTGCAATGGGCACAGCTCCCAGAGCAGGTCCAGCCACCAGGTCAATATCATCAGCACTGACCAAATGAGATATAATTTTTGCCACTTGGGAGAGGATCTGGGGGTCGGTGATGGCTTTTTTCATATCCACATAGTAATCACTTTCCCTGCCGGAGGAAAGAGTAAATTTACCAAATTTAATAACCTGATTAGCTTTCAATAAGTTTATTAAGTTTTCTTTTTCCTGTTTGATTACCATTAACATCATTCCATTTATAACTGTTTTATCAAATTGTAGTGATTTTTATTCCATACAAATAAGAAGCATATTGCTTGAGTTAAATCAATAATAACTAATATCAATATCCCAATTATCTATAGCTTGAGTTATCAATATTTAAATCATGGTGTTGTCTTATTTTTAAATTCCCATGATTTATCCTTATTATATTTCATATAATATTTATAACGATTGCAGGGTTATGGGCAGATATTTAGTGGACTTTCAATCCTCCTTGGCAGCGCTTGCATACTCCCTTTTTCCATTGAAAACATTTCCCACAAACCAGACTGCCACAAAGTGAACAAGTATACATCTTACCTGGCTGACCACAGATACTGCATATACCTCGAACTTCCAAAGATGTCACCTACAGTTAGTTGATAATTATCCAAGTGAATTATTGATGGGTGGTATTAAGTATGGAATGAGAGTATTGGAATGGAATTATTGAGATGTTGCAGTGAAATGTTCTTAATGAAGTTAATTGTAATTTTTAATTAAAACACTCCTCTTAATACAGTCATGAGTTTTTTATTTTCATACTCCACCGGGGTATACCCCACAATTAAGGATCCCATGGAATATATCCAGGGTATAAAATTATCCCGGAATATAAATTCAAAGCAGGAATAAAAAAAATTATTATTTAATTTAAAAATTGGTTTAAAAAATTTAATCAATTAAAAATCATAATTAGATTCATAGTTAGTTCCTTCATCCCTGCTTTTAAGAAGTATTTTATCCCCAATCTTACTCACCATGTCATAAGGAACAATTGTTTCACCTTTAGACAATCCTAAACCTTCAGATATTCCCCCTTTACCCACTATGAAGGCTTCTATTTCATTGGTCATGAAATTCACTTCTAAATCCTTAA
Encoded proteins:
- the pyrE gene encoding orotate phosphoribosyltransferase — protein: MVIKQEKENLINLLKANQVIKFGKFTLSSGRESDYYVDMKKAITDPQILSQVAKIISHLVSADDIDLVAGPALGAVPIATAVALQSGIPMLMVRKEKKDYGTSQLIEGELKEGNKVIVVEDVTTTGNSLLKAVKAVQDNGGIVERTFVVVDREEGAVDELKKEGIILEPLVSIGDFK
- a CDS encoding molybdenum cofactor biosynthesis protein B, producing the protein MKSRTMEEHKKHSPLKVKVGIITLSDSKFNSSKIMNPNFVSNPEDLSGKIIKDSLEDQHEIVAYQVIPDNAHQLLETLEKIQNQGAEIIISTGGTGIGKRDITIETITPLFDKELTGFGEIFRAETYKELGTGAIMTRATAGVWNETLLVALPGSPNAVQLGMRIIKPEMGHLVKHMKQ
- a CDS encoding PRC-barrel domain-containing protein, whose protein sequence is MRIVQEIVGKEVLDSSAVVIGKVKDLEVNFMTNEIEAFIVGKGGISEGLGLSKGETIVPYDMVSKIGDKILLKSRDEGTNYESNYDF